Genomic DNA from Trichoderma asperellum chromosome 5, complete sequence:
tttataaaataagttcttCTTCTAATATGATAACAGACATCATTATTTAGAATAGGGTAGGCATTGGCAAACTCGAAGAACTAGTTGGCAAGCATCCTGTGCCTGTTCAGAAGTCCATACCTTGTCCTTGGAACCTCCTTGCTAACTCTTTTCATGTGAAAAGGAAATTACTAAAcgacttaatattttatatttatttctattttactTTCATTAGCCGCGCAAACTATTACTTACCTCTAACCCTGCTAATAATAGAACATCAATTAGCTCTGCGCCCCGAAGCCATTACCACCGCGCCTGCCTATAGGAATGGAACAGCTGGTCTTCTAAAcaatagtttaattttaattccTGGGGGAGATGTGACTACCGCCATATTTCAATGCCGGTCATGTGCCGAGATCCGTCCTTCCGTGCGAGGCTCAGGCACCGCCCAATCAATGGTTGCGATGGCATAGCCTACTAACCACATTTTATGCACTGCCGAAAGCCTAAATAACGCCACTCCATCAatgctgaagaaaaagaaatattgaTGTGCGGTTTTTCCCCATAACCCCAGCGTACTATTATCTGACCGGAGCTGAAAGAAGCTTTTGATCTCCGCACACCTTCCccctattatttatttacccGTTCAATAGAGTTCTAACCCCTGCCAAGCAAAAGATGCCCGTCGGCTCGTCGGCTCACTCTTTCAACAGGGCCTCCTTCAATAATTAACCTTAATGCCGCTGCAATCttgcttaatatttttatttcctttcgTTTCAACTTAATCTATCCTTTCAATTGCCTTCGTTTCACTATATGATACGGCTCAGGGTTGAAATATATACTACTGTccacttttattttttaactagGTTGTATATTTTCATGTATTCTGAATATAGGTTGGCTACCTATTATACGAATACACTAACTAaggtgtttttcttttcttttttttggtctatCTCCCACCATCCTCTATACAACTTTATTGACTTATTGACCTTCTCACTCATAGACATTGATAGTGATTGGCATGTTGAAATCAAGCTCGCCGATGCAGATTTGGAACTACACATACTAATCAGACAACAGCACTGCTTAAGAAGGGAAAACAAACTTACACCGTTGTTATTGTTACAGCAAATTATAGTCTGTTGGCAGGCGGTGGTGTTGGAGCAAATGTGACCTGAAAGGTATCagatattttcttatatGGAAATGACAGCCATCACTTACCGCCATTTccatcgctgctgcagcagtatGGGCTTCCTGCAGAACAGGCATTTGTCTGTGTGTTCGTGCCACAGTCGCTTCCGCTTGGTCCTGGAGTCCAAGTTAATTTAGCATGTTTAAGAATCCGTAAACACTTACCCATTGCGTTGCTGTTGTGGTTGCGGACAGGCATCGCTGGAAATGGAATATCTCCAAGTGATGGCGCACGAGGCCCAATGGCTCGTGGTTCGACCTCAGCCTCTTGGACTGGAGATGCCATGATGCCATTAAGGGCAGCAAGGGTATAGAATATCACAGAAGCATACATGGCTGAGTCTTAAAGATTGGTAATGGTATATTGGTTGAAAGGGGGTGTCTGACTGTACTGAGTAGCTTGAGCCACAGTGGAGGGAATGTGCCCTTCTTATACAAAATATTATCGTTTTCACGAACTATTTCTATGGATCACTGAATAGAAGATAAATAACTCGTTGCAAACAAAGAGACGGTCAAAAGTCTAAAGAGATAGTTGCTGTAGTAGAGTCTGTAATGATGGGGAGTTACGTCTTCTTAACTAACTTTGTATCACTTCATGCATAATACAGAGTTAATATACCCCAACAAAGATTAGTTCATATGGCAATTTATTCAACACTTTGGATAATTGTGATTTACCCTTGTGGATCTGTTAAATTATCTTTCCAGACGTAGCTCAACACTGCAAACTTGCTCATGCACCATTGCTCAACGCTTCCGAAAGTTCGACCTAATGCATGTTCTAAACCTTCAGCCTTCAAAAACATAGATCCATTTCCTAAGTCTCAACTAAGTACGGCAAACATTGACTTCAGTTGACTGAAAAGAATGTTGTCTCACATGCCAGCGCCTAGATAGTGTACCTGAACAATACTACACCAATATATTCTCCGCTTAGATTTGTCAGTTTCTGAAAGATCAAAAGTTAAAACTCCAAGTCCCGACCTGCTATAGCCCAGCCTGCCAGCTTTTGATCTACTGCCATTGGTCAATCAAACAAACGAGCTCGCATGCAGCACAGATAGTTAACGtctataacttaatttatatggGAAACCAGCGTTAAAACTGTAAGAAGTAAGTTCAATAGTGCCAAGGACACGAATGTTAATTCCTCCCGCGATCTCTATTTGTCGCCACTTCGTATTGTTTCTACACTGCGTTATTATTAGAACGTTTAACCGAACCTCACAAACAATCTGCTGAGAGAAAAGTATAAAGAGGGCCTCTCTGCCCTGCTCAAAACTTTTCTTGCCAGTCCCAGACACTCTCATAACAAAGCAATCATCACAGCAACACATCTCACTCTTCGTTTTACCTTAAAAACGTTTCTATCTGTCAATATGCAATTCACTACTGCcatcgctcttcttctcagcgCCGCCACTGGTGCCATTGCAGCTCCCGGTGGTAGCTGGGGCCATCCtgctccaccaccacctcccccccctccccccctccccctcctccttctcagccCCAGAACGTGGgcaccaacaccaacacccaGTCCAACTATTGTGGCAATGGTGCCGCGCCCTACTGCTGCAACGCTGTAACCTCTGCACTTGGTGAAAGCTACGTTGAGTGCTCCGGCGCCGGCGGTACCTGCAATTCTATTACTGTTTGCTGCAGTAACAACAACCAAAACAACAATCAGCAGGTATGTCCTAAAACAACTTCAATATCCACTATGTCTGCGACTACTTTTAAGTGCATTATACGTGGTCCAAATATGAAGTGTATCCGCTGACCACGAACTATAGGGAAACAACAACAGCGAGGACAACGGCAGTGGCAACCAGTCGTGCAGCGCCTTTGGATCACAGAAAGTGGTGTACATTTAAATTTGTCTGCATAAGTCTGAGACCTGCAGCTATCTTATTGACATGTCTTCTAGTCTTATAAGATATGCCCAGCCTATTTTGTCAGCCATGGATTCAGGTTCAAAATTGTGAGATTGTGTGTTGAAAAGGGGAATTTGGTTCTTTTCTATTTGGGTCGTAAGACAGCTCTCACCAAGTTGTCTTTACTTCCCACCTACTTTCTTTAAGACTATTTTGGCCGAAATAGTTTATTCacaataaaaaagaattggtTTAATTCTCAAACTGATAACATTGGACCCTGCAAGAGAAATGCTTGCTCTTCCCAAGTGATAATTTCCTTTCCTGTGTGCTATGCTATCTCTTATTCATATGGTAGTGTACATATGGAGGTATCAACTACTACCTACAGTACATTTAACAACAGAATAGGAGAAATATAATGGTATGATCTCAGCGCATATATGAATAAGCATATATATAGGAGGGCAGAAATAAGAAAATACAAGTattagctcttttttttgtattaCAATCAATTGTATATTTCGATACTCTATACTCTAAATGATAGAAGATATTTTAACAATGGGTTGCAGTGCCTTTTTGCCATTCCTAAAATGTCCCCAGCGATGGTCAGTTTTACAATTTGTTTTGGTAATGAGCTAGACTCAGCTGCGGTAATGCCGTTAAGATTTTGGGAGATTCTAGGCTGACGCAGCACTAATCCACTCGAGCCGCCACCGATAGTGTATCTCGACTGGATCCAGTTTACACCGTGCGCCATGGAATGACCGTTTTAGACACTGCTTGGCATGTAACAGGTTACCGTGCGTAAACCTTTACCTTCAACCATCGTGTTCTGGCGATGTGTTCAACGCCCCCTTACTGTATATCATGGGCAAGATCATAATCTTTTACGACAGACGGATTAGGCTTTGTTGATATGGAAGATTGGTTATAACCTTCAGGAATCCGTCATCCACGGATCTACTAGTCTAGATAAGAGTTGAGTCACTCATCGTAGACGTCAATATATCTGTGCGGTTTCCTGCTCAAATTATTCCAAGTGTGTTAACAAAAAGCAGAACTTTCAATGTTAGGTAAGGTCAGCAATATTCGGCGTGTatgggggaggggggccTATATGACAGGCGCTGCTACAGCGCTCTAGGACGCGGGTTTAGTGGTCAGCAAATGAAAGCCATTAGCACGTCGCCTCTCAAGGGTTTTATTAAACAATAAATGTCTTCAGAATTTGAAGTGTAACATATTTGTGCTATCTCTTGAATCACAAGTCTAGAGGCTATTTATTCAACAACTTCGTTAGCTATGTAACACACTACCAGAGACGTTGCCAAGACGGTTTTTTCGCAAGTGccgacaaaaagaaaaagtacgGGACACCATCTTGAAAAGTATAGTGTGTGTAATACTTGATACATTTGCACAATACTCCTGTACTTTTAAGGAAATAATTCAGTCATTTTTGAAGGCCATTATAATTTGAACCTACTAGAGGGGAATATGCGATTGGTGTATTGATAAAATTAGAAACCTGAGGTTTGATCTTGGAAATCCATTTCTCAGCGCCGGGACTTCGAATATTGTGATACATATATTTTACTGCGTCAATCAGCGGTATTTCCCCTGTCGATTACTATCTTGTGTTTGGTCTTAGTCTTGTATGTAATTCAGTAAGAGTTAGCCCATTAATTAGTGGGCGCTGGGAAAAGATAACAAGCAACATGTTATCGTATGGATAAAGCCGCAATCTTTATTACAAAATAAATATGTGTGAATTACCTCAGTGTTAATTAAGGCTAGCTAATTGTTGTACTACGTACATGTACAGCGCTGTGTCAAAAGTCTCTTGTAGAGTTAGCGCTTAGTCTACCCtggaatataataataatattaaaatgtttaataattaagctaatattagtaatatatatataagaaatatattcttaaaaattaataatcttttatataagaattatttagctttaaagTATTGaactaggtatatatattttaacttactttttatatgtataatgttatttattattattatatatatatattaaggtatattttaataaatgtcttagttttaatttaaaaaaggttCTATAGTAATTATCAAGTAGAAatatagataataataaacttttagcttattaatataagtaggtctatagttattagtatCTAAAAAAGGTAAGTTTAGGTAGATTTTGGTGTGCACTATAAGCCCACAAGAGACTTTTGACACCCCACTGTAGTTTCTCGTCAAGCGCTACTCTTTAGTTTTCAGCGCCTTGGCTAGGCAATAAGACACGCCAGCAGCCATAACAAGGGTGGCAGAAAAGATAAATCCGTCGGAGAACTTATTTTCGGGGACATTGATACTAGTTCCAGCAATAGGGCTACCGATTAAGACACCAAGTGCCGCAAGGAAAAATGACTGTCCCATCCACGTGCCGACCAATTTCATATCGGGTGTTAGGGAAGCAACAATGGCAGAGGGCAGCGAGACAACTGCCCCAGAAACAAAACCGTATAATATGGCAAATACAAGGAGACCGCCTAAGTTCTTGATAACAATTGCGACATATCCAAGGGTGCCGGCGACCAAGGTATAGGCAATAGCCGTTTCTAATGACCCATACTTATCAGCTATGAGGCCGGGAATTATTCTTCCGAAGATTGAAGATGCGTTTAAGATCGCCAAAAGATAGAATGATAATGTGGAATCAACGTTTGCATGTCGCTGCGCCCAAATAATAATGTAGAATATCGGTATGTATAAACCTGCGAAAGACAGGAAGAGACCAAGACTGTAAAAGGAATACGGAATGCTCTGAAAAGCGTGTAGATCGAGCAATGCACGGGCTTGTTTAGGCGGAGGCAGACGCGTTCTCATCACCGCAATACTGACTATAAGTGTTGCCAGAGAAATAAACCCGAGAACCCTGGTAGCCCAAGGAAAGCCGATTCTAGGTTGGAGCCGCTCAAAAACAATAGGATATATGACGCTTCCCAAACTGCCACCGGAAGCAGTAATTCCAATAGCTAGAGCTCGCTTAGTTGTGAAGTACGTAGTAACAATAGCCACGCTGGGCAAAAAGATAAAGCCAGTGCCAAGGCCAACGGTTAATCCTTGTGCGAGAAATATCTGATAATATGTTGTTCCCAAACTTTGCATCATTGTGCCGAAGACGGTGAAAAATTGTACCAACGATGATGAGTGTTCGAGAGTAGCCACGGTCAAAAATTGGGCCTACAATGACACTAAGTGCTACAAGCAAGAAGGCCTGGAAGGTTCCGATCCATGAGATGTCAGAAGCGTTGGACAACTTCAGAAGATCATCCTGATAATAGGTCTGAAAGACGCCAAAGGAGTTCACGAGACCCCTATTTTAGCAATGATtagaaaagataaagaagcGACTCCAAAGGAGAGATTGACTAACCATGaattgaaaaagagaaaatgtgCTCCAAGCACTTGGATCCAAGCCGTAAGGCCGCCATTTGGGGGAGGATGGGGCCGCAGTGGTTGCTGCGCCGCAGCATTGCCTGCAGTGGACTTGTCGTTGTCGCTGGTTGTGGCTGAGCCATCGTTAAAAGGCATATCCGGTAAATGTGCAGGTGCCTCTGATGCAGCTGAGCTATTTGCCCTGACAAAAGCTAATATCTCTTCGGTAATTCCGAATTGCCAAGTAGTTGTTCCAGACAAATATATTTGAAGAGGCTTTGATGTAAAGGTATTACTTGGCTGTAGGCGCTGCGGACTTTGTTAGACAAGTACTATACACATAGAAAGGTATCGTAGCTCCGAATAGGGC
This window encodes:
- a CDS encoding uncharacterized protein (SECRETED:SignalP(1-18)~EggNog:ENOG41~antiSMASH:Cluster_5.1) is translated as MYASVIFYTLAALNGIMASPVQEAEVEPRAIGPRAPSLGDIPFPAMPVRNHNSNAMGPSGSDCGTNTQTNACSAGSPYCCSSDGNGGHICSNTTACQQTIICCNNNNGFQICIGELDFNMPITINVYE
- a CDS encoding uncharacterized protein (antiSMASH:Cluster_5.1~SECRETED:SignalP(1-19)) translates to MQFTTAIALLLSAATGAIAAPGGSWGHPAPPPPPPPPPLPLLLLSPRTWAPTPTPSPTIVAMVPRPTAATL
- a CDS encoding uncharacterized protein (EggNog:ENOG41~TransMembrane:11 (o39-60i80-102o108-133i145-165o177-197i218-244o256-275i287-305o311-334i346-367o379-397i)~SMCOG1137:Major facilitator superfamily MFS 1~antiSMASH:Cluster_5.1); translation: MPFNDGSATTSDNDKSTAGNAAAQQPLRPHPPPNGGLTAWIQVLGAHFLFFNSWGLVNSFGVFQTYYQDDLLKLSNASDISWIGTFQAFLLVALSVIVGPIFDRGYSRTLIIIFLAQGLTVGLGTGFIFLPSVAIVTTYFTTKRALAIGITASGGSLGSVIYPIVFERLQPRIGFPWATRVLGFISLATLIVSIAVMRTRLPPPKQARALLDLHAFQSIPYSFYSLGLFLSFAGLYIPIFYIIIWAQRHANVDSTLSFYLLAILNASSIFGRIIPGLIADKYGSLETAIAYTLVAGTLGYVAIVIKNLGGLLVFAILYGFVSGAVVSLPSAIVASLTPDMKLVGTWMGQSFFLAALGVLIGSPIAGTSINVPENKFSDGFIFSATLVMAAGVSYCLAKALKTKE